The proteins below are encoded in one region of Thermococcus sp. 21S7:
- a CDS encoding coiled-coil protein, whose translation MQAKVDPEEIKRIKREIEALEKERNEIRAKLEELDKELQIWIQKRDEKNNEVKGLRQKGREYKAKRDEINAQIQELKKNREEINAKLDLLYQEILEYRTKRDEYNQLRRLKMPPAKIQERIEKLEWELQTNPNITPEREKQIVDQIQVLATELEIIQQAQRFHTKLQETRKKVDQLKKARRAISMEIQKLANQSQQFHEGMIKAFNQADEVKKEADEYHAKVVELREKIKEVRRELREIERKIREYDERHKELIAYRLVARMRSKKDASFEKAVEALEKFKKGEKLTLDELLLLQRYNLV comes from the coding sequence ATGCAAGCGAAAGTAGACCCAGAGGAAATTAAGAGGATCAAGAGGGAGATTGAGGCCCTTGAAAAGGAGAGAAACGAGATAAGGGCCAAACTGGAGGAGCTCGATAAGGAGCTTCAAATCTGGATTCAGAAGAGGGACGAAAAGAACAACGAGGTTAAGGGGCTCCGCCAGAAGGGACGCGAGTATAAAGCCAAGAGGGATGAAATCAACGCCCAGATACAGGAACTCAAAAAGAACCGCGAGGAGATCAACGCGAAGCTCGACCTCCTCTACCAGGAGATACTTGAGTACAGAACAAAGAGGGACGAGTACAACCAGCTCAGGCGTCTCAAGATGCCGCCCGCGAAGATACAGGAGCGCATAGAGAAGCTGGAGTGGGAGCTCCAGACCAACCCGAACATAACGCCCGAGAGGGAGAAGCAGATAGTCGACCAGATACAGGTTCTGGCGACGGAGCTTGAGATAATCCAGCAGGCCCAGAGGTTCCACACCAAGCTCCAAGAGACCAGGAAGAAAGTGGACCAGCTCAAGAAGGCCAGGAGAGCCATAAGCATGGAGATACAGAAGCTCGCCAATCAGAGCCAGCAGTTCCACGAGGGGATGATAAAGGCTTTCAACCAGGCCGACGAGGTCAAGAAAGAAGCCGACGAATACCACGCCAAGGTCGTTGAACTCAGAGAGAAGATCAAGGAAGTCAGGAGGGAGCTCCGCGAGATCGAGAGAAAGATAAGGGAGTACGACGAGAGGCACAAGGAACTCATCGCATACAGGCTCGTCGCCAGGATGCGCTCCAAGAAGGATGCCAGCTTCGAGAAGGCCGTCGAGGCCCTTGAGAAGTTCAAAAAGGGCGAAAAGCTTACCCTCGACGAACTGCTCCTCCTACAGAGGTACAACCTCGTCTGA
- the arcS gene encoding archaeosine synthase subunit alpha, translated as MEVIRHEGPGRLGLVRLGEHSFRTPALAGVDFTLSPFNSFFHPAEPGDYDFNLAPAIPLGFYTPDEVIEKALGRLWSVNYEGFNAFYLPALRRTIHLGEFFKIIERYNFDAVYLGNSKVLIREYRYFVRILRELRERFPNVMIITDLEPFFYPLAVYLGIDAFDTRSLKLYDFDGKGFTGYSPFLWKEEPNSLDFARETILLVRKALKEGKLRYLVENFFNTGYHAGILRIADLEHPDYLEKYTPIQKETVYFISDASVRRPEVRRWQERVAERFVPPRNTELVLLFPCSAKKPYSFSRSHTLYRKALKEALGSGIAKVHELILTSPFGVVPREWEWLAKYDIVVTGHWSEEEIKPAAELLARTLEKYPKDVPIIAHLDEAYVEIAKLAGEMSGREILFTRVENGTTSRESLKALTETLREFELEGTKEDRTYRYFEGIRKVFDFYFGASAGEAVLPENGRVRGSKMLRLFVENQQTGTFKDGVISVTPFGMQRIYDSLNSYWVKIDFELRGDVFAVGVDEADPAIRPDDIVGIVRDGTVVGVGKAVLAGEEMVRAKKGVAVKVRKRA; from the coding sequence ATGGAGGTTATCCGGCACGAGGGGCCTGGAAGGCTGGGCCTCGTAAGACTCGGGGAGCACTCGTTCAGAACCCCAGCGCTGGCGGGGGTAGACTTTACCCTCTCCCCCTTCAACTCATTCTTCCATCCCGCCGAGCCTGGAGACTACGATTTCAATCTCGCCCCGGCGATCCCTCTCGGCTTCTACACGCCGGACGAGGTTATAGAGAAAGCCCTCGGAAGGCTCTGGAGCGTAAACTACGAGGGCTTCAACGCCTTCTACCTGCCCGCCCTTAGGAGGACCATCCACCTGGGCGAGTTCTTCAAGATAATCGAGCGCTACAACTTTGACGCCGTCTACCTCGGCAACTCGAAGGTTCTAATAAGGGAATACCGCTACTTCGTGAGGATTTTGAGGGAGCTGCGCGAGAGGTTCCCAAACGTCATGATAATCACAGACCTAGAGCCGTTTTTCTATCCGCTCGCCGTCTATCTCGGCATCGATGCCTTCGACACCCGCTCCCTCAAGCTCTACGACTTCGATGGCAAGGGCTTCACAGGATACAGCCCGTTCCTCTGGAAGGAAGAACCCAACTCCCTCGACTTCGCTCGCGAGACGATTCTGCTGGTCAGAAAAGCCCTGAAAGAAGGAAAGCTCCGCTACCTCGTTGAGAACTTCTTCAACACCGGATACCACGCGGGAATACTCCGCATCGCTGACCTTGAGCATCCGGACTACCTTGAAAAGTACACACCGATTCAGAAGGAGACGGTCTACTTCATCAGCGACGCATCGGTTAGACGGCCAGAGGTGAGGAGGTGGCAGGAGCGCGTTGCAGAGCGCTTCGTCCCGCCGAGGAACACCGAACTGGTTCTCCTCTTCCCGTGCTCCGCCAAGAAGCCCTACTCCTTCTCCAGATCGCACACCCTCTATCGGAAAGCCCTTAAAGAGGCCCTCGGCTCTGGAATCGCCAAGGTTCACGAGCTAATCCTCACATCGCCGTTCGGCGTCGTCCCGCGCGAGTGGGAATGGCTGGCAAAGTACGACATAGTCGTTACCGGCCACTGGAGCGAGGAGGAGATTAAACCAGCGGCCGAGCTTCTCGCGAGAACCCTTGAGAAGTACCCGAAAGACGTTCCCATTATAGCGCACCTCGACGAGGCCTACGTTGAGATAGCGAAGCTTGCCGGCGAGATGAGCGGAAGGGAGATACTCTTCACCCGCGTCGAGAACGGCACGACGAGCAGGGAGAGCCTCAAAGCCCTCACCGAAACATTAAGGGAGTTCGAGCTTGAGGGAACCAAGGAAGACAGAACATACCGCTACTTCGAGGGCATAAGAAAGGTCTTCGACTTTTACTTTGGAGCAAGCGCCGGGGAGGCTGTCCTTCCCGAGAACGGCAGGGTCAGAGGTTCCAAGATGCTCCGTCTCTTCGTGGAGAATCAGCAGACGGGAACCTTCAAGGACGGCGTGATAAGCGTTACCCCCTTCGGAATGCAGAGGATATACGACTCCCTCAACTCATACTGGGTGAAGATCGACTTCGAGCTCCGCGGCGACGTCTTCGCGGTCGGCGTTGACGAGGCGGATCCAGCTATAAGGCCGGACGACATAGTGGGCATAGTGAGGGACGGGACGGTGGTGGGCGTCGGAAAGGCAGTTTTAGCTGGAGAGGAGATGGTCAGAGCCAAAAAGGGTGTCGCCGTCAAGGTCAGGAAGAGGGCCTGA
- a CDS encoding DUF2103 domain-containing protein — protein sequence MPKHFRKGVKREHHFLKGLEKPLERIAAIPGVKKVIPGRIYASDARGFEIKVSRETKTGLKLIAKSDGSVQDVFLVVDKADRERVKREIEKMGKEW from the coding sequence ATGCCCAAGCACTTCAGGAAAGGCGTCAAGAGGGAGCATCACTTCCTAAAGGGCCTTGAAAAGCCGCTGGAGAGAATAGCCGCGATACCCGGGGTCAAAAAGGTAATCCCCGGAAGGATCTATGCGAGCGACGCAAGAGGTTTCGAGATAAAGGTCTCGCGAGAGACCAAGACCGGCCTGAAGCTCATCGCCAAGAGCGACGGTTCCGTCCAAGACGTTTTTCTCGTCGTTGATAAGGCTGACAGGGAAAGGGTTAAGCGGGAGATAGAAAAGATGGGAAAAGAGTGGTGA